A genomic segment from Deinococcus radiotolerans encodes:
- a CDS encoding DUF4007 family protein: MLPAYVNTEKPGFSGHETFPFRYGWLRKAIIGTEVSSQFFGRPLALVTLGVGKNMVQSIRHWGLATRVLEDVSRTEVAPTYLGQRLLQAWDPYLEDIGSLWLIHWWLVGNPARAAAWHYAFFRWSRQEFSKSELTDHLLEWAERTAVRATRSSIARDVDCLLRTYLPSKSSKKGVSEESFDCPLVELGLLRPLQDGDRFTFVMGPKRTLPAAVFGYALVEYMNAVRGERRTVALHDALYGMGSPGLAFKLSENALVELVEAVQALTAGAIELDDTAGLKQLYLREDLDGAELLARFYEENV; the protein is encoded by the coding sequence GTGCTCCCCGCTTATGTCAACACCGAAAAACCCGGCTTTTCAGGCCATGAAACATTTCCGTTTCGCTACGGCTGGCTCCGGAAGGCCATCATTGGCACCGAAGTCAGCAGCCAGTTCTTCGGTCGTCCTTTAGCGCTCGTGACGCTTGGTGTAGGGAAGAATATGGTCCAAAGCATTCGCCACTGGGGCTTGGCCACAAGGGTGCTGGAGGACGTGAGTCGCACGGAAGTCGCGCCAACGTACCTTGGGCAGCGACTCCTTCAGGCGTGGGACCCTTATCTCGAAGACATCGGTTCACTTTGGTTGATTCATTGGTGGCTCGTGGGGAACCCCGCGCGGGCGGCCGCGTGGCATTACGCATTCTTTCGGTGGTCACGTCAGGAGTTCAGCAAGAGTGAGCTGACCGATCATCTGCTCGAGTGGGCGGAGCGGACGGCGGTGCGGGCCACGCGGTCATCGATTGCGCGGGATGTGGACTGCCTGCTACGCACCTACCTGCCTAGCAAAAGTAGCAAGAAGGGTGTTTCAGAGGAGTCGTTCGACTGTCCACTCGTAGAGTTGGGCCTGTTGCGTCCCCTGCAGGACGGGGATCGGTTCACGTTCGTGATGGGGCCCAAGCGGACCCTGCCGGCGGCCGTCTTTGGTTACGCCTTAGTGGAGTATATGAATGCGGTCCGGGGGGAGCGGCGCACGGTGGCGCTGCATGACGCGCTCTACGGTATGGGCAGTCCGGGTCTAGCTTTCAAATTGTCAGAGAATGCTCTGGTAGAGCTTGTGGAGGCTGTGCAGGCACTGACGGCTGGCGCCATTGAGTTGGATGACACGGCCGGTCTGAAACAGTTATACCTGCGAGAAGACCTGGACGGCGCTGAACTGCTCGCACGGTTTTACGAGGAGAACGTATGA